The region AACCACAAAATCTTCTTTTCCGTCTCCATAAAAATACGCAGGAATTTGTTGACCCCACCAAAGCTGACGAGAAATATTCCAATCACGAACGTTTTCCATCCAATGACGATAGGTGTTTTCGAATTTTTTGGGATATAAATTGATTTCAGCATCTTCACCTAAAACCGCATCAATAGCCGGTTTTGCTAAATCTTTCATTTTCAAAAACCATTGATCTGATAATCTTGGTTCTATGACCGCTTTTGTTCTTTCAGAGGTTCCTACTTTATGGGTATGAATTTCTGTTTTTACTAAAAATCCTTTTTCCGCTAGTTCTTCAGAAATTTCTTTACGCACAACAAAACGATCTTTTCCTTGGTAATGCAATCCGAAAGAATTTAAAGAAGCATCTTCATTAAAAATATCGATTACTTCTAAATTGTGCTTATCTCCTAAATTCTTATCGTTTTCATCGTGGGCAGGCGTTACTTTTAAACAACCTGTACCAAATTCAATATCTACATACTCATCTTCAATAATCGGAATGATTCGTCCACAAAGTGGCACCACCGCTTTCTTTCCTTTTAAATGCGCAAAACGCTCATCATTCGGGTTGATACAAATGGCTGTATCTCCGAAAATAGTTTCAGGTCTTGTTGTCGCAATAACCAAATATTCATCCTCTTCTAACCTCTCCGAAAGAGAGGAACTCTCACTGTTGTGAAGCGCTTGTTGCTGCACTCCCTTTCCTTCGGAAAGGGTTGGGGATAGGATTTTGTATTTTAAATAATATAAATTTCCTTGTCTTTCTTCGTGAATTACCTCTTCATCAGACAACGTAGTCTTTGCCTCCGGATCCCAATTCACCATTCTAAATCCTCTGTAAATTAAACCTTTGTTATATAAATCAACAAAAACTTTAATCACAGATTCAGACATTTCTGGATCCATGGTAAAAGCAGTTCTTTCCCAGTCGCAAGAAGCACCTAATTTCTTTAATTGTTCTAAAATTTTGCCGCCATATTCATTCTTCCAATCAAATGCATGTTGCAAAAATTCTTCTCGAGTAAGATCACTTTTGCTAATTCCTTGCTCTTTTAATTTGGCAACAACTTTTGCTTCTGTAGCAATCGAAGCATGATCCGTTCCAGGAACCCAACAGGCATTTTTACCCAATAAACGTGCACGTCTAATCAAGACATCTTGAATGGTGTTATTTAACATGTGCCCCATGTGTAAAACTCCGGTAACATTTGGAGGAGGAATTACAATGGTATAAGGCTCTCTTTCGTCTGGTGTTGAATGAAAGTAATTGTTCTTCATCCAGTAGTCATACCACTTATCTTCTACCTTACTTGCATCATATTTAGATGGAATTATCATACTTTGGAATAATTTTTGGGATATAGCTGACAAAAATACAAAACTCTATTTTGTAGAGAAAATTAGTAGTTGATTTTTTAAAACAAAATAATAGTCTTAATTTTACTTCATAAACCATTTATGATGAAAGCTTTCGGAACCTTATTGCTCACTTTTTTTATTTCCATATCATTTAATGCCCAAGAATTTAAGTTTGAAAAAGAAACCATTGATTATGGCAAAATTCATAAAGGCGCTAAAGGTGAAAGAATTTTTGTTTTTACCAATACTGGTGATGCGCCTTTAATTATAAAAAACATTCAATCTTCTTGTGGTTGTACAGTGCCTAAAAAACCAGAAAAACCAGTAATGCCAGGAGAAAAAGGCGAAATTAAAGTTTCTTATGATACCAGTAGGTTGGGAGGTTTTTCTAAAACTGTTACTATTTTTTCAAATGCAAAAAATTCTAGAAAAGTAATTAGAATTAAAGGTTTTGTGAATAACGGTGGTTCTTTACAAAAAGAAAAAAATATGCTTTCTGATAGTTAAATCTTTTTCTCTAATCTAAATTCAAATTTCATTTTTATCCCTTTTCGTTCAATTGTCATTCTTATTTTTGCTTTGTCTTTGGTTCTAAATTTTTGAATAATTTCACCAAGTTTATACTCGTAAGTTGGTTTGTTGTTGATACTTAAAATAATATCATCTTTTAATAAGCCCGCTTTGTCTGCAGAAGATCCTTTTACGACGTTATTAATTTTAAAAGAAGGTTTAAATTTATACGAAAAACTTGTTATAAAACTGACCGAATTTTTTGAATCTAATTCTTGATTAAAGGCATCTGATATTGGTCTTGTATCTTTTTCTTTTACCAACTGTTTACCTGCATAAACTACCTCTAAACCACTCATGTTATAATTAAAATCGTCTTTTAACGACCTGTTTTTTTTAAGTTTAATTTTTTTATTAGGATAATCAAACCACACCGTAAATCTTCTTAAAATTCCACCACCAATGCTGCCATTTCGGCTTTTAAAACCTCTTGCATTTTTTGTAGAAATAGAGTCTAAAAAAGAAACTGTAGGTTTATCTAGCTCAAATGATTGTAATTTAACTTTCGGAATTCTACTTCTATTTCCATAAATATGACCACTTAAGCCTTCTCCTAAAATATCAGGAAAATGACGAATGGGCGTTTTAATATTTTCTTTACTATCCTCAAAAAGCCATAAAGCATCGCTTCCGCCAGAATCTATCAAAAGTTTTACATCGGTTAATTTCGTACCAACAGTATCTATCTGAATTTGAGCATTGATGTAAGGCTTCTTCCTATAAAATTCAATATCAAAAGTTTCGCACTTTCTACATTTTTTGTAAGTGTATGTTTTTGGGTTATAAAAATCAATTTTTTTGGAGTTGTAATTAATTTTTACAATAAAATTCTTTAAAATATTATACCCAATAATTCCATGAATGGTGGTTCCCATTTTACTAGACAAGTCGAAATAATCTGTTAAAATTACATAGATAACTTCATTGTTACTTAGCACGTTTTTAATCGAAACTTTATTGTTTTTAGAAATCAGAGCTTCTACAGATTCACCAAGACCTAACCCACGCAATTGCACGTTTTCGACATTGTTTAAGCCAATACTATCATTCTGAGAAATGTTAAAAAGTATTGTTTTACTAACCCCTGAATCTAGAATAAAAGACAAATTTTTACCATTTACTTTTAAGGGAACAACAATTAAATTATTTATCAATTTAAAATTAACACGTTGATGATTTTCCCTTTCATTTAAAAAGCGAAAACCATCTTGAGCATTTATATCCGCAGAAAGTAGCAGTATTAGGGCAATTGAAAATAAAAAGAGTTGCTTCAAGTATTATATTTTAACAAGTAATCTATTTTAATAATAATTGAAGATACAAATTAAGATTTGGACTCTTCTTTTTTTAATAAATTTTTAACCTTTAAAGAATTCTAAAATAAAACACGCATCTAAAATATATTTCGCAAATTTGTGCTTTCATAAAGTAAAAACAATAATATATGCCGTCAATATCTAAAAAAGGAACACAAATGCCAGAATCACCAATTAGAAAATTGGTACCTTATGCAGAAGATGCTAAAAAAAGAGGAGTTAAAGTATACCACCTTAATATTGGTCAGCCAGATATTAAAACACCCCAAATAGCGCTAGATGCTGTTAAAAACAATACGATTGAAACGTTATCCTATGCTAGATCAGAAGGTTCTGAAATCTATAGAGAAAAGCTTGCCAAGTACTATGTAAAAAACGACATTCATGTAACTTCGAATGATATTGTTGTTACTACTGGTGGCTCTGAAGCACTACTTTTTACCATGGGTAGTATTACAAATCCTGGTGATGAAATTATAATTCCTGAACCATTTTATGCAAATTACAATGGGTTTTCTACTGCTTCTGGCGTTACTGTGATTCCAGTAATTTCATCGATTGACACCAATTTTGCATTGCCAAAAATTGAGGAATTTGAGAAATTAATTACAAAAAACACCAAAGCTATTTTAATTTGTAATCCAGGAAATCCTACAGGTTATTTATATTCAGAAGAAGAAGTTGAAAAATTAAAACAACTTGTTTTAAAACACGACTTATTTTTAATTGCAGATGAAGTTTACAGAGAATTCACCTATGATGGCTTAACACATAACTCTGTAATGTCTCTAGACGGTTTAGAAGAAAACGCTATTGTAATAGACTCTGTTTCTAAACGTTATAGTATGTGTGGCGCCAGAATTGGTTGTATCGTTTCTAAAAACAAAGAATTTATAAAAACGGCTATTAAATTTGCACAAGCACGTTTAAGTCCGCCAACCTACGCCTTAATTGCTAGTGAAGCTGCCTTAGAAACGCCACAAAGTTATTTTGATGATGTAAAAGAGGAATATGTGGCAAGAAGAAATACGTTAATTACTGAATTAGAGAAAATTAAAGGGGTAAAAGTTGCCAATCCGAAAGGAGCTTTTTATTGTGTAGCCGCGTTACCAGTAAAAGATTCTGATCATTTTGCACAATGGTTGTTAGAACGTTTTAATTATAATAATGAAACCATAATGGTTGCGCCTGCAAGCGGATTTTACTCAACACCAGGTGAAGGAAAAAATCAGGTTAGAATTGCCTATGTTCTAAATAGAAAAGATTTAATTACATCTGTAAAAATATTGGCGGAAGCTTTAAAACAATACAATCAATAATGCTAAACCTACAAGTATTTTAAATCCTTGCAGGAAAAATTCATGAATATTCTCAAAAATATATCGCTTAAAAAGTATAACACGTTTGGCATTGCTGCCAATGCCAAACGTTTTATTACGATTAATTCTGTTTATGAATTGCAACAACTTTTAAAAATTGAAAAAAATATTTTTTTAATTTCCGGAGGAAGCAATATGTTATTGACCAAAGATATTGAGCAACTCGTTACCCACATCAATATCAAAGGAATTTCTATTGATAAAGAAGACCATTTCGCTGCCTATATTACTGTAAATGCGGGCGAAAATTGGCACGATTTTGTGCTTTGGAGTGTATCTCAAAATTATGGAGGTATTGAAAATTTATCTTTAATCCCTGGCAATGTGGGCACGTGCCCTATTCAAAATATTGGTGCTTATGGCGTTGAAGTTAAAGACACCATTACCCAGGTCGAAGCACTCGAAATTGAAACTGGAAAATTAGTTTCTTTTTCTAATATAGCATGTAAATTCGGTTATCGGAATTCAATTTTTAAGAATGCGGTAAAAGGAAAATATATTATTATTTCTGTTAGTTTTAGACTCACTAAAAATGAGCACAATTTAAATACTTCTTATGGTGCCATTGAAGATAAATTCGCATTAAAAAACATTAAAAACCCTACTTTAAAAGATATTTCTGATGCCATCATTGCTATTAGAAAATCGAAACTTCCAGATCCGAAAAAAATAGGAAATAGTGGTAGTTTTTTTAAAAATCCTGTAATTTCTAAATTACAATTTTTAGAACTTCAAAAAGCATATCCAAAGATGCCCAATTATACTGTTTCTAATGATGAAATTAAAATCCCTGCAGGTTGGTTAATTGAACAAGCTGGTTTTAAAGGAAAACGTTATGGCGATTTCGGTGTCCATGAAAAACAAGCGTTAGTTTTAGTTAATTATGGCAATGCCTCTGGGAAAGAAATATATCAATTAGCACAAAATATTCAAAAAAGTATTTTAAATATATTTGGAATTTCTTTAGAGATTGAAGTGAATGTTATTTAAATAATATATGTTTAGAATATGTAAACATTTATAGTATCGAGGTAAAAAAAATCAATTTAAAACAAGCTTTAAATCTTATTAAAAGCGAGTAAAAATTACCCAAGCAAGTAGGGTTTACGCAGTAAAAAAACAAGACAACCTTACATAAACAACTGTACTATAAGTTTTTAATTATCTATTTGTTTTTAGGCATATAATTTGTATACTTATAATTTCATAAATAATGTTTAAAATGACAAAAAATATTACAATCTATAACAGAATAAATATTGGTTTAGCAGTTACTATAGTTCTTCTTTTAGTTTTTGCCACCAATAGAATTGATAAAAGGCATTTTGAGACGATACAAAATACTATTGCAACTTTACACACAGACAGAGTGGTTGCTCAAGATTTTATCTATAAAATGAATACTATTATATATCAAAAACAACTTCTCAAGGTAGATGAAAGTGATAAAAATAAGAATTTAAATAAAGATTTTTATGCGCTGTTAGACAATTTTTCCCAAACAAAACTAACCATAAAGGAAGCTGAAATTTTTGAGAAGTTAAAAACAGATTTTGCTCATCTAATTTTAAAAGAAAAGAAAGTAGTCGAAGGAAGCATGCTAAA is a window of Polaribacter litorisediminis DNA encoding:
- a CDS encoding valine--tRNA ligase; the encoded protein is MIIPSKYDASKVEDKWYDYWMKNNYFHSTPDEREPYTIVIPPPNVTGVLHMGHMLNNTIQDVLIRRARLLGKNACWVPGTDHASIATEAKVVAKLKEQGISKSDLTREEFLQHAFDWKNEYGGKILEQLKKLGASCDWERTAFTMDPEMSESVIKVFVDLYNKGLIYRGFRMVNWDPEAKTTLSDEEVIHEERQGNLYYLKYKILSPTLSEGKGVQQQALHNSESSSLSERLEEDEYLVIATTRPETIFGDTAICINPNDERFAHLKGKKAVVPLCGRIIPIIEDEYVDIEFGTGCLKVTPAHDENDKNLGDKHNLEVIDIFNEDASLNSFGLHYQGKDRFVVRKEISEELAEKGFLVKTEIHTHKVGTSERTKAVIEPRLSDQWFLKMKDLAKPAIDAVLGEDAEINLYPKKFENTYRHWMENVRDWNISRQLWWGQQIPAYFYGDGKEDFVVAESREEAYQLAVSSGVVEKSFKIENLRQDEDALDTWFSSWLWPMSVFDGIRNPENEEIKYYYPTNDLVTGPDILFFWVARMIVAGYEYKGEKPFQNVYLTGLVRDKQRRKMSKSLGNSPDALKLIDDYGADGVRVGLLLSSAAGNDLMFEEDLCQQGKGFANKIWNAFRLIKGWEVDASLPQPETSKVGLVWYEAKFQKTLAEIEDHFSKYRLSDALMAIYKLINDDFSSWLLEIVKPAYQKPIDKITFDAIIEVLENNLKVLHPFMPFLTEEIWQYIAERTPEEALIISKYPILKNFDEKIITDFEFAAEVISGIRSIRKDKNIAFKDAVELFVIDAEKQSKEFDGITQKLTNASKITSVSEKVEGASFRVKSNEYFIPISIESIDVEAEIKKLEAELKRASGFLFGITKKLSNERFVANAPEQVIALERKKEADTLAKIETIKSSLASLQ
- a CDS encoding DUF1573 domain-containing protein; its protein translation is MKAFGTLLLTFFISISFNAQEFKFEKETIDYGKIHKGAKGERIFVFTNTGDAPLIIKNIQSSCGCTVPKKPEKPVMPGEKGEIKVSYDTSRLGGFSKTVTIFSNAKNSRKVIRIKGFVNNGGSLQKEKNMLSDS
- a CDS encoding retropepsin-like aspartic protease, whose protein sequence is MKQLFLFSIALILLLSADINAQDGFRFLNERENHQRVNFKLINNLIVVPLKVNGKNLSFILDSGVSKTILFNISQNDSIGLNNVENVQLRGLGLGESVEALISKNNKVSIKNVLSNNEVIYVILTDYFDLSSKMGTTIHGIIGYNILKNFIVKINYNSKKIDFYNPKTYTYKKCRKCETFDIEFYRKKPYINAQIQIDTVGTKLTDVKLLIDSGGSDALWLFEDSKENIKTPIRHFPDILGEGLSGHIYGNRSRIPKVKLQSFELDKPTVSFLDSISTKNARGFKSRNGSIGGGILRRFTVWFDYPNKKIKLKKNRSLKDDFNYNMSGLEVVYAGKQLVKEKDTRPISDAFNQELDSKNSVSFITSFSYKFKPSFKINNVVKGSSADKAGLLKDDIILSINNKPTYEYKLGEIIQKFRTKDKAKIRMTIERKGIKMKFEFRLEKKI
- a CDS encoding pyridoxal phosphate-dependent aminotransferase → MPSISKKGTQMPESPIRKLVPYAEDAKKRGVKVYHLNIGQPDIKTPQIALDAVKNNTIETLSYARSEGSEIYREKLAKYYVKNDIHVTSNDIVVTTGGSEALLFTMGSITNPGDEIIIPEPFYANYNGFSTASGVTVIPVISSIDTNFALPKIEEFEKLITKNTKAILICNPGNPTGYLYSEEEVEKLKQLVLKHDLFLIADEVYREFTYDGLTHNSVMSLDGLEENAIVIDSVSKRYSMCGARIGCIVSKNKEFIKTAIKFAQARLSPPTYALIASEAALETPQSYFDDVKEEYVARRNTLITELEKIKGVKVANPKGAFYCVAALPVKDSDHFAQWLLERFNYNNETIMVAPASGFYSTPGEGKNQVRIAYVLNRKDLITSVKILAEALKQYNQ
- the murB gene encoding UDP-N-acetylmuramate dehydrogenase, which codes for MNILKNISLKKYNTFGIAANAKRFITINSVYELQQLLKIEKNIFLISGGSNMLLTKDIEQLVTHINIKGISIDKEDHFAAYITVNAGENWHDFVLWSVSQNYGGIENLSLIPGNVGTCPIQNIGAYGVEVKDTITQVEALEIETGKLVSFSNIACKFGYRNSIFKNAVKGKYIIISVSFRLTKNEHNLNTSYGAIEDKFALKNIKNPTLKDISDAIIAIRKSKLPDPKKIGNSGSFFKNPVISKLQFLELQKAYPKMPNYTVSNDEIKIPAGWLIEQAGFKGKRYGDFGVHEKQALVLVNYGNASGKEIYQLAQNIQKSILNIFGISLEIEVNVI